In Oryza sativa Japonica Group chromosome 2, ASM3414082v1, the following are encoded in one genomic region:
- the LOC4329098 gene encoding tyrosine aminotransferase isoform X2, which yields MENGGGDASAAAWRFGAANPAMEAARSQSIRALVYRVYACLDRGDARSVAPLGHGDPAAFACFRAAPAATGAVVAAAASGAHNSYAPAAGIAEACSAVAAHLSRELPYAVSPADVVLTAGCNHAVEIMMSVLASPGANVLLPRPGYPLYASRAALSGLEFRHFDLLPDSEWEVDLAGVEALADANTVAMVIVNPNNPCGCVYSRDHLAKIAETARKLGIMVISDEVYDHFAFGSKPFVPMGVFGDVAPVMTLGGISKRWMVPGWRLGWIAATDPNGILRNKKIIDSVIDYRAISVDPVTFVQGALPDILAKTDDAFFTNALGVVKKAAEICYEKLKEIDCITCPHKPEGSMFVMAKLDLSSLDGIEDDVDFCSKLAKEESVVICPGSGLGMKNWLRITFAVDPQLLEDGLERTKCFCKRHGKIKEAS from the exons AtggagaacggcggcggcgacgcgtcggcggcggcgtggcggttcGGGGCGGCGAAcccggcgatggaggcggcgaggtCGCAGAGCATCCGCGCGCTGGTGTACCGGGTGTACGCCTGCCTCGACAGGGGCGACGCGCGGTCCGTGGCGCCGCTCGGACACGGCGACCCCGCCGCGTTCGCGTGCTtccgcgcggcgccggcggccacgggcgccgtcgtcgccgccgccgcctccggcgcgCACAACAGCtacgcgccggccgccggaatCGCGGAGGCGTGCAG cgcggtggcggcgcaccTGTCGCGGGAGCTCCCCTACGCCGTCTCGCCGGCGGACGTGGTGCTCACCGCCGGCTGCAACCACGCCGTCGAGATCATGATGTCCGTGCTCGCGTCGCCGGGCGCCAACGTGCTGCTCCCGCGGCCCGGCTACCCGCTGTACGCGTCGCGCGCCGCCCTGAGCGGCCTCGAGTTCCGCCACTTCGACCTCCTCCCCGACAGCGAGTGGGaggtcgacctcgccggcgtcgaggcCCTCGCCGACGCCAACACCGTCGCCATGGTCATCGTCAACCCCAACAACCCCTGCGGCTGCGTCTACTCCCGCGACCACCTCGCCAAG ATCGCAGAGACGGCGAGGAAGCTGGGGATAATGGTGATCAGCGACGAGGTGTACGACCACTTCGCGTTCGGGAGCAAGCCGTTCGTGCCGATGGGGGTGTTCGGCGACGTGGCGCCGGTGATGACGCTGGGCGGCATCTCCAAGCGGTGGATGGTGCCCGGCTGGCGCCTCGGCTGGATCGCCGCCACCGATCCCAACGGAATCCTCAGGAACAAGAAG ATCATCGACTCAGTCATTGACTACCGAGCCATCTCGGTAGATCCCGTAACATTTGTTCAG GGAGCATTGCCCGACATCCTCGCGAAGACGGACGATGCGTTCTTCACCAATGCCCTTGGGGTGGTGAAGAAGGCGGCGGAGATATGCTACGAGAAGCTCAAGGAGATCGACTGCATCACCTGCCCTCACAAGCCGGAGGGCTCCATGTTCGTCATGGCGAAGCTGGACCTGTCTTCCCTAGATGGCATAGAGGACGACGTCGACTTCTGCAGCAAGCTGGCCAAGGAGGAATCCGTGGTCATCTGCCCAG GGAGTGGATTAGGGATGAAGAATTGGCTCCGGATAACCTTCGCGGTTGATCCACAATTACTAGAGGATGGTCTAGAGAGAACCAAGTGTTTCTGCAAGAGGCATGGTAAAATCAAGGAAGCCAGCTAG
- the LOC4329098 gene encoding tyrosine aminotransferase isoform X1 — protein sequence MESGGAGGEGETAGWRFGAANPALAVAGSQSIRAAVTRIYRCLDGSGDARPVAPLAHGDPSAFACFRAAPAATDAVAAAAASGKYNYYSPAVGIAPACSAVAAHLSRELPYAVSPADVVLTAGCNHAVEIMMSVLASPGANVLLPRPGYPLYASRAALSGLEFRHFDLLPDSEWEVDLAGVEALADANTVAMVIVNPNNPCGCVYSRDHLAKIAETARKLGIMVISDEVYDHFAFGSKPFVPMGVFGDVAPVMTLGGISKRWMVPGWRLGWIAATDPNGILRNKKIIDSVIDYRAISVDPVTFVQGALPDILAKTDDAFFTNALGVVKKAAEICYEKLKEIDCITCPHKPEGSMFVMAKLDLSSLDGIEDDVDFCSKLAKEESVVICPGSGLGMKNWLRITFAVDPQLLEDGLERTKCFCKRHGKIKEAS from the exons atggagagcggcggcgccggcggcgaaggcgagacGGCGGGGTGGCGGTTCGGCGCGGCGAACCcggcgctggcggtggcggggtCGCAGAGCATCCGCGCGGCCGTGACACGGATTTACCGCTGCCTCGACGGGAGCGGCGACGCGCGGCCCGTGGCGCCACTCGCCCACGGCGACCCCTCCGCGTTCGCGTGCttccgcgccgcgcccgccgccacggacgccgtcgccgccgctgccgcctccggcaAGTACAACTACTACTCCCCCGCCGTAGGAATCGCCCCGGCGTGCAG cgcggtggcggcgcaccTGTCGCGGGAGCTCCCCTACGCCGTCTCGCCGGCGGACGTGGTGCTCACCGCCGGCTGCAACCACGCCGTCGAGATCATGATGTCCGTGCTCGCGTCGCCGGGCGCCAACGTGCTGCTCCCGCGGCCCGGCTACCCGCTGTACGCGTCGCGCGCCGCCCTGAGCGGCCTCGAGTTCCGCCACTTCGACCTCCTCCCCGACAGCGAGTGGGaggtcgacctcgccggcgtcgaggcCCTCGCCGACGCCAACACCGTCGCCATGGTCATCGTCAACCCCAACAACCCCTGCGGCTGCGTCTACTCCCGCGACCACCTCGCCAAG ATCGCAGAGACGGCGAGGAAGCTGGGGATAATGGTGATCAGCGACGAGGTGTACGACCACTTCGCGTTCGGGAGCAAGCCGTTCGTGCCGATGGGGGTGTTCGGCGACGTGGCGCCGGTGATGACGCTGGGCGGCATCTCCAAGCGGTGGATGGTGCCCGGCTGGCGCCTCGGCTGGATCGCCGCCACCGATCCCAACGGAATCCTCAGGAACAAGAAG ATCATCGACTCAGTCATTGACTACCGAGCCATCTCGGTAGATCCCGTAACATTTGTTCAG GGAGCATTGCCCGACATCCTCGCGAAGACGGACGATGCGTTCTTCACCAATGCCCTTGGGGTGGTGAAGAAGGCGGCGGAGATATGCTACGAGAAGCTCAAGGAGATCGACTGCATCACCTGCCCTCACAAGCCGGAGGGCTCCATGTTCGTCATGGCGAAGCTGGACCTGTCTTCCCTAGATGGCATAGAGGACGACGTCGACTTCTGCAGCAAGCTGGCCAAGGAGGAATCCGTGGTCATCTGCCCAG GGAGTGGATTAGGGATGAAGAATTGGCTCCGGATAACCTTCGCGGTTGATCCACAATTACTAGAGGATGGTCTAGAGAGAACCAAGTGTTTCTGCAAGAGGCATGGTAAAATCAAGGAAGCCAGCTAG